A section of the Salinigranum marinum genome encodes:
- a CDS encoding DUF5518 domain-containing protein — protein MATNWKAVVIGFIVIVVVGSIGGVVVPVVGTIGGGVIGGFVAGVIAGGGFWNGGWNGLVAGAFGGIVGAVVLAVGGVLVGTVAGPLGSLLAGASVLLVGVVVALLFALPSGLAGAVGGWLG, from the coding sequence ATGGCGACGAACTGGAAAGCGGTCGTGATCGGATTCATCGTGATAGTCGTCGTCGGGTCGATCGGCGGCGTCGTCGTTCCCGTGGTCGGGACCATCGGCGGCGGCGTGATCGGGGGGTTCGTCGCCGGGGTCATCGCCGGCGGGGGCTTTTGGAACGGAGGGTGGAACGGGCTGGTCGCCGGCGCGTTCGGCGGCATCGTCGGGGCGGTCGTGCTCGCGGTCGGCGGTGTCCTGGTGGGGACGGTCGCGGGGCCGCTGGGGAGCCTCCTCGCCGGTGCGAGCGTGCTCCTCGTCGGCGTCGTCGTCGCGCTCCTGTTCGCCCTGCCGAGTGGGCTGGCGGGGGCGGTCGGCGGTTGGCTGGGTTGA
- a CDS encoding LURP-one-related/scramblase family protein — translation MARRFDRQARRAKRTRRGGDPGWQRYRMTQKLISIGDDYDVENAAGERVFTIDGKALRVRDTLKMTDVETGDTYRIKERVVRVMDTMTIHKNGQRAAAVKKAVVTPIRDRFTVLIPGASNLKVKGNVLAHEYQMSRDGERVAVVSKKWFRVRDSYGVEVAPGMDAGLVIAMTVALDMMAHPSR, via the coding sequence ATGGCCCGAAGATTCGACCGACAGGCCCGGAGAGCAAAGCGCACGCGCCGCGGCGGCGACCCCGGGTGGCAGCGATACCGGATGACCCAGAAACTCATCTCCATCGGGGACGACTACGACGTCGAGAACGCGGCCGGCGAGCGGGTGTTTACGATCGACGGCAAGGCGCTCCGCGTCCGGGACACCCTGAAGATGACCGACGTCGAGACCGGCGACACGTACCGGATCAAAGAGCGGGTCGTCCGGGTCATGGACACGATGACGATCCACAAGAACGGGCAGCGAGCGGCGGCGGTGAAGAAGGCCGTGGTCACGCCCATCCGCGACCGGTTCACCGTCTTGATCCCGGGAGCGTCGAACCTGAAGGTGAAAGGCAACGTGCTCGCCCACGAGTACCAGATGTCCCGGGACGGCGAGCGGGTCGCGGTGGTGTCGAAGAAGTGGTTCCGCGTCCGTGACAGCTACGGCGTCGAGGTCGCACCCGGGATGGACGCGGGACTCGTCATCGCTATGACGGTTGCGCTCGACATGATGGCGCATCCGAGCCGCTGA
- a CDS encoding TIGR00341 family protein has protein sequence MRLVQVLIPAGNRESVLDALDQQGVDYAVFEEVGRGDFEAMVQFPVPPSGVEPVLEELVDAGVQEDAYTIVLAPETVVSQRLSALVERFPGLRISREELYARAEDLAPANSTFFAFLVLSTVIATTGLLLDSAATIIGAMVVAPLMGPAISASVGTILDDQRMAARGVRLQVTGLLAAIATAAIMGWLLQQTILLPPGLDIRMIPQVAERTSPNFLSLFLALGSGLAGAISIMRGAGSALVGVAIAVALIPPAATSGLGIAFGLPGVTIAAAVLVVVNLLAINVSALVLFYLSGFKPLDAGTFEGVKRSVVSRIVVIAIAIAVLSVALAAVTITTFQTQSLEQQTQTEVQQQFEEADIEGVELVSVTVDYEPEDLLLGNEPEVDILVAIPRDLEAPPDLAQRFDDRLTEQLGRDVVVRVGFIEAQVSEDEPPEPPLGWPSRSGATVADTRPVRPAA, from the coding sequence ATGCGTCTCGTACAGGTACTGATACCTGCGGGGAACCGGGAGAGCGTGCTCGATGCCCTCGACCAACAGGGCGTCGACTACGCGGTGTTCGAGGAGGTGGGGCGGGGGGACTTCGAGGCGATGGTCCAGTTTCCCGTCCCGCCCAGCGGAGTCGAGCCGGTGCTCGAAGAACTCGTCGACGCGGGGGTGCAGGAGGACGCGTACACCATCGTCTTGGCCCCGGAGACGGTGGTCTCCCAGCGACTGTCCGCGCTGGTCGAACGGTTCCCCGGGCTCCGCATCTCGCGGGAGGAACTGTACGCGCGGGCGGAGGACCTCGCGCCGGCGAACTCGACGTTCTTCGCGTTTCTCGTCCTGAGTACGGTCATCGCCACCACCGGGCTGCTCCTCGATTCGGCCGCGACGATCATCGGCGCGATGGTGGTCGCGCCGCTCATGGGGCCGGCGATCTCGGCGAGCGTCGGGACGATCCTCGACGACCAGCGCATGGCCGCCCGCGGCGTCCGACTCCAGGTGACGGGACTGCTCGCCGCGATCGCGACCGCCGCGATCATGGGCTGGCTGCTCCAGCAGACGATCCTCCTGCCGCCCGGGCTCGACATCCGGATGATCCCGCAGGTGGCCGAACGGACCAGCCCGAACTTCCTGTCGCTGTTCCTCGCGCTCGGCTCCGGGCTGGCCGGCGCGATCAGCATCATGCGAGGAGCGGGATCGGCCCTCGTCGGCGTGGCTATCGCCGTGGCACTCATCCCACCGGCGGCGACCTCCGGCCTCGGGATCGCCTTCGGCTTACCGGGGGTCACCATCGCCGCCGCCGTGCTCGTCGTCGTGAACCTGCTCGCGATCAACGTCTCGGCGCTCGTCCTGTTTTACCTCTCGGGATTCAAGCCGCTCGACGCCGGGACGTTCGAGGGCGTGAAACGGTCCGTCGTCTCCCGGATCGTCGTCATCGCGATCGCCATCGCGGTGCTCTCGGTCGCCCTCGCGGCCGTCACGATCACCACGTTCCAGACCCAGTCGCTCGAACAGCAGACCCAGACGGAGGTCCAGCAACAGTTCGAGGAGGCCGACATCGAAGGCGTCGAACTCGTCAGCGTCACCGTCGACTACGAGCCCGAGGACCTGCTCCTCGGCAACGAACCGGAGGTCGACATCCTCGTCGCCATCCCGCGTGACCTCGAGGCACCACCCGACCTCGCCCAGCGGTTCGACGACCGGCTCACCGAGCAACTGGGGCGTGACGTCGTCGTCCGCGTCGGCTTCATCGAGGCGCAGGTCTCCGAGGACGAACCGCCGGAGCCGCCGCTCGGGTGGCCCTCTCGGTCAGGGGCCACGGTCGCGGACACTCGGCCCGTCCGCCCCGCCGCGTGA
- a CDS encoding DUF1269 domain-containing protein: MVVLAFDSETGASEARDKLFELQKKELITLEDAAVVVRKQDGKTKVKQAHSLVGTGALGGAFWGLLIGLIFLAPLFGMAVGALAGALGGKYTDIGIDNDFIKEVGDTVEPGESALFLLVTQVQTERVLEELSAFDPTVLQTNLSAEDETKLREAFGAEEVAA, from the coding sequence ATGGTCGTACTCGCGTTCGACTCCGAAACGGGCGCGTCCGAGGCGCGGGACAAACTGTTCGAGTTACAGAAAAAGGAGCTAATCACGCTCGAAGACGCCGCCGTCGTCGTCCGCAAGCAGGACGGGAAGACGAAGGTCAAACAGGCACACAGCCTCGTCGGTACCGGCGCGCTCGGGGGGGCCTTCTGGGGCCTTCTGATCGGTCTCATCTTCCTCGCGCCGTTGTTCGGTATGGCCGTCGGGGCGCTCGCAGGGGCACTCGGCGGGAAGTACACCGACATCGGGATCGACAACGACTTCATCAAGGAGGTCGGTGACACCGTCGAACCGGGCGAATCGGCGCTGTTCCTGCTCGTGACGCAGGTCCAGACGGAACGCGTCCTCGAGGAACTGTCGGCGTTCGACCCGACCGTCCTGCAGACGAACCTCTCCGCCGAGGACGAGACCAAACTCCGCGAGGCGTTCGGCGCCGAGGAAGTGGCCGCCTGA
- a CDS encoding MFS transporter has protein sequence MDEETAEQARADSTRRFWMPAIIAALSMFLGVLDSSMMNVAVPAIVQDLNTTVSAMQAAIAVYSMVMAALIIPGGTLRAAIDTRRLLIITLAIYSVGTLLAGVSWNFSVLFVGWSLIEGVAAALLLPITYSIIVENYQGGDRAKAFGAIGGVTAVGVALGPMIGGTLTTYASWRWGFFGEFLLVLVIVGLTMRYLQPQPTEESIAFDAGGTVLSILGIVGIIGGSLLAGQYGWVQPLRPLVVDGRLIQPLGLSPAIWCIGLGIAFLVAFFQWEARQARADRPTLIPPAVLRNRTFSAGITTFGSESLFLAGFMFTVPVFLQSALGFSAFESGVALVPFSLATLVVAVVSTGWRQYVAQKRIIQIGLVLIGVGFLLLAGQIDPDLTTSEMAVPMLVVGIGLGLFTGQLVDLTMSAVPESFSDVSSGVINSISQLGYAFGTAVAGSLQLSVFYASVVDGVTLYATGESVTGDERQQLAVQLEDAVETTTQAQQQAFVSGLSPDAQQQLLDIVQTAMVTAQQSVFVLITLFVLVTLLASSFLPLSRPQRGRTQEPATASRDDELPSTDD, from the coding sequence ATGGACGAAGAGACGGCGGAACAGGCGCGAGCGGACTCGACCCGTCGGTTCTGGATGCCGGCGATCATCGCGGCGCTGAGCATGTTCCTCGGCGTGCTCGACTCGTCGATGATGAACGTGGCCGTCCCGGCCATCGTGCAGGACCTGAACACCACGGTCAGCGCGATGCAGGCGGCCATCGCCGTCTACTCGATGGTGATGGCCGCGCTGATCATCCCCGGTGGGACGCTCAGGGCGGCCATCGACACCAGACGCCTGCTGATCATCACGCTCGCCATCTACAGCGTCGGGACGCTCCTGGCGGGCGTCAGCTGGAACTTCTCGGTGCTCTTCGTCGGTTGGTCGCTCATCGAGGGGGTCGCCGCCGCCCTGTTGCTGCCGATCACCTACTCGATCATCGTCGAGAACTACCAGGGAGGCGACCGTGCGAAGGCGTTCGGGGCCATCGGGGGCGTGACGGCCGTCGGGGTGGCCCTCGGGCCGATGATCGGCGGGACACTCACGACGTACGCCAGCTGGCGCTGGGGCTTTTTCGGTGAGTTCTTGCTCGTTCTGGTGATCGTCGGCCTGACCATGCGATACCTGCAGCCGCAGCCGACCGAGGAGTCCATCGCGTTCGATGCCGGCGGGACGGTCCTGTCGATCCTGGGGATCGTCGGTATCATTGGTGGGTCGTTGCTGGCCGGACAGTACGGCTGGGTCCAACCGCTTCGGCCGCTCGTCGTCGATGGGAGGCTGATTCAGCCGCTCGGGCTCTCGCCTGCGATCTGGTGTATCGGACTGGGGATCGCGTTCCTCGTGGCGTTCTTCCAGTGGGAGGCCCGACAGGCTCGCGCCGACCGACCGACGCTGATTCCGCCGGCCGTCCTCCGGAACCGGACGTTCTCCGCTGGCATCACCACGTTCGGCAGCGAGTCGCTGTTTCTCGCCGGCTTCATGTTTACGGTCCCTGTGTTCCTCCAGTCGGCGCTCGGCTTCTCGGCGTTCGAAAGCGGAGTGGCGCTGGTGCCGTTCTCGCTGGCCACGCTCGTGGTGGCGGTGGTCTCGACTGGCTGGCGGCAGTACGTCGCCCAGAAGCGCATCATCCAGATCGGGCTCGTCCTCATCGGCGTCGGGTTCCTGCTCTTGGCTGGCCAGATCGATCCCGACCTGACCACGTCCGAGATGGCCGTGCCGATGCTGGTCGTCGGCATCGGGCTCGGGCTGTTCACCGGGCAACTGGTCGACCTGACGATGTCCGCCGTGCCGGAGTCGTTCTCGGACGTCTCGTCGGGCGTCATCAACTCGATCAGCCAGCTCGGCTACGCCTTCGGGACGGCGGTCGCCGGCTCGCTCCAGCTCTCCGTGTTCTACGCGAGCGTCGTCGACGGGGTGACGCTCTACGCGACCGGGGAGTCGGTCACCGGGGACGAACGACAACAGCTCGCCGTGCAGCTCGAAGACGCCGTCGAGACGACGACACAGGCCCAACAGCAGGCGTTCGTGAGCGGGCTCTCCCCCGATGCACAACAGCAGCTCCTCGACATCGTCCAGACCGCGATGGTGACCGCCCAGCAGAGCGTCTTTGTGCTCATCACCCTGTTCGTCCTCGTCACCCTGCTCGCGTCGAGTTTCCTCCCCCTGTCGCGACCGCAACGGGGGAGAACGCAGGAGCCGGCGACTGCCTCTCGCGACGACGAACTGCCGTCGACGGACGACTGA
- a CDS encoding AI-2E family transporter, protein MINDRTASEPIRVRLLRPDLGWWLLGLAFLAVVAWIGFEYLGWVVFGLFTYYVGRPITRRLRGRVSGSLAAGLTLAFIIVPILLFIAAFLSVAVGQALTLLSSDAVASVLDSLPIPTTQLPTDPVDVVVVILQDPTFSAALGQFGVAVGAFTATLFNVFLALIFAFFLLVEDARLARWFETNVSGADSRTVAYLRGVDRGLTSVYFGYTLTIFVVIVLAAVIYTVFNAVAPAALQIPSAVLLAVVTGVFTLIPLVGRSIVYALIVALLSAQALTVNPALLWVPLVFFLLMVLVFDNVVRTYIRPYLSGKAYHMGLVMFAYLLGPVLFGWYGIFMGPLLMVLVVEFATNVLPRLTRVSEATPSPETGTDGDITDYGAVEYSEPADSGDTDEGAARPG, encoded by the coding sequence ATGATCAACGACCGAACCGCTTCCGAGCCGATACGCGTGCGACTCCTCCGCCCGGACCTCGGCTGGTGGCTGCTCGGTCTCGCGTTCCTCGCCGTCGTGGCGTGGATCGGGTTCGAGTATCTCGGCTGGGTCGTCTTCGGGCTGTTCACGTACTACGTCGGACGCCCGATCACTCGCAGACTCCGAGGGCGTGTCTCCGGGTCGCTCGCCGCGGGGCTCACGCTGGCGTTCATCATCGTGCCGATCCTGTTGTTCATCGCGGCATTCCTCTCCGTCGCGGTTGGACAGGCGCTCACTCTGCTGTCGTCGGACGCCGTTGCGTCGGTTCTCGACAGTCTCCCCATCCCGACGACGCAACTCCCCACCGACCCCGTCGACGTCGTCGTCGTGATCCTCCAGGACCCGACGTTCAGCGCGGCCCTCGGCCAGTTCGGCGTCGCGGTCGGCGCGTTCACCGCGACGCTGTTCAACGTGTTTCTCGCGCTGATCTTCGCCTTCTTCCTCCTCGTCGAGGACGCGCGGTTGGCCCGCTGGTTCGAGACGAACGTCTCCGGGGCCGACTCGCGGACGGTCGCCTACCTCCGCGGCGTCGACCGGGGACTGACCTCGGTGTACTTCGGCTACACGCTCACGATCTTCGTCGTCATCGTCCTCGCGGCCGTCATCTACACGGTCTTCAACGCCGTCGCTCCCGCGGCCCTCCAGATCCCGTCGGCGGTCCTGCTCGCGGTCGTCACCGGAGTGTTCACGCTCATCCCCCTCGTGGGGCGGTCGATCGTGTACGCGCTCATCGTCGCGCTGCTCTCGGCGCAGGCGCTCACGGTCAATCCGGCGCTCCTCTGGGTGCCGCTGGTGTTCTTCCTCCTCATGGTGCTGGTGTTCGACAACGTCGTCCGGACGTACATCCGGCCGTACCTCTCGGGGAAGGCCTACCACATGGGACTCGTCATGTTCGCGTACCTGCTCGGGCCGGTCCTGTTCGGCTGGTACGGCATCTTCATGGGGCCGTTGCTGATGGTCCTCGTCGTCGAGTTCGCCACGAACGTCCTGCCGCGACTCACCCGCGTCTCTGAGGCGACCCCGTCGCCGGAGACGGGAACCGACGGCGACATCACCGACTACGGCGCGGTTGAGTACAGCGAACCCGCCGACTCCGGCGACACCGACGAGGGTGCCGCACGGCCCGGGTGA
- a CDS encoding arylsulfatase yields MPTQRFHGQIGRTYDESEPWWPEQTRAPEDAPNVLMIVLDDVGFGQLGCYGGLVDTPHIDRLADDGLRYNNFHTTALCSPTRSCLLTGRNHHSNGLAGIVEVSTGFPGYNGHIPHENGMISEALVEEGYSTNALGKWHLAPAESTSAAGPYDQWPLGRGFERFYGFLGGDTDQYTPSLVHDNHQTAPPATPEEGYHLTEDLAQRAIEFIGDAKQVDPDKPFFSYFAPGACHAPHQVPSEWIEKYEGEFDMGWDEAREMILDRQKEMGVVPEDTDLSPQNEDVDRWDSLSDDEQRLCARMMEVFAGFLEHTDAQIGKVLDYLEELGELDDTLIMLVSDNGASSEGGPIGSVDENRFFNNVPESLEENLEAMDDLGGPEYFNHYPWGWTWAGNTPFRRWKRESYRGGNSDPLIVSWPNGIDAEGEVREQFVHAIDVTPTIYEAIGIDPPEEVKGYSQSPIEGTSFAYTFDEPDAPEQHTTQYFEMIATRAIYHDGWRAVHPWPFGEPITADDLAATSIEETGWELYNLEEDFAEAHDVASEHPEKVLELAQLWWSEAGKHDVLPLDGRGVQRFAEARPQPGKPRDRYVYYPGGQHIPENAAVKVFNRDHSITADLTVPVGGAEGVLLAQGSRSGGYSLYVMDNRLQFVHNYVGVEEHEVVADEMLPEGDVSVRMEFEVTGEVDLQNGKGAPGTVRLYYEDSQVGEGDVPVTTPITTGLTAGLSCGYDAINAVTDDYRDRTPFAFTGDITRVTVDVSGEPFVHEEAEMDRIMARE; encoded by the coding sequence ATGCCAACTCAGCGATTTCACGGCCAGATCGGCCGCACATACGACGAATCGGAACCGTGGTGGCCCGAGCAGACCCGGGCCCCCGAAGACGCCCCGAACGTGCTGATGATCGTCCTCGACGACGTCGGCTTCGGACAACTGGGCTGTTACGGCGGCCTCGTCGACACTCCACACATCGACCGCCTCGCCGACGACGGCCTGCGGTACAACAACTTCCACACCACGGCCCTCTGCTCGCCGACCCGCTCTTGCCTGCTGACGGGACGGAACCACCATTCGAACGGCTTGGCGGGCATCGTCGAGGTTTCGACCGGATTCCCCGGCTACAACGGCCACATCCCGCACGAGAACGGGATGATCTCGGAGGCGCTCGTCGAGGAGGGCTACAGCACGAACGCGCTGGGCAAGTGGCACCTCGCGCCGGCCGAGTCGACGAGCGCGGCGGGCCCGTACGATCAGTGGCCGCTGGGTCGTGGCTTCGAGCGCTTTTATGGGTTCCTCGGCGGGGACACCGACCAGTACACGCCGAGCCTCGTCCACGACAACCACCAGACAGCCCCCCCGGCCACGCCCGAGGAGGGCTACCACCTCACCGAGGACCTCGCCCAGCGGGCCATCGAGTTCATCGGCGACGCCAAGCAGGTCGACCCCGACAAGCCGTTCTTCTCGTACTTCGCCCCCGGCGCGTGCCACGCGCCCCATCAGGTCCCCAGCGAGTGGATCGAGAAGTACGAGGGCGAGTTCGACATGGGCTGGGACGAGGCGAGAGAGATGATCCTCGACCGGCAAAAAGAGATGGGCGTCGTCCCCGAGGACACCGACCTCTCGCCGCAGAACGAGGACGTCGACCGCTGGGACTCGCTCTCCGACGACGAACAGCGGCTCTGCGCCCGGATGATGGAGGTGTTCGCGGGCTTTCTCGAACATACCGACGCCCAGATCGGCAAGGTGCTCGACTACCTCGAGGAACTCGGCGAGCTCGACGACACGCTGATTATGCTGGTCTCGGACAACGGCGCCAGTTCCGAGGGCGGCCCGATCGGCTCGGTCGACGAGAACCGCTTCTTCAACAACGTCCCCGAGAGCCTGGAGGAGAACCTTGAGGCGATGGACGACCTCGGCGGGCCGGAGTACTTCAACCACTACCCGTGGGGCTGGACCTGGGCCGGCAACACGCCGTTCCGCCGGTGGAAGCGCGAGAGCTACCGCGGCGGTAACAGCGACCCGCTGATCGTGTCGTGGCCGAACGGCATCGACGCGGAGGGCGAGGTGCGCGAGCAGTTCGTCCACGCCATCGACGTGACGCCGACGATCTACGAGGCGATCGGCATCGACCCGCCCGAGGAGGTGAAGGGCTATTCGCAGTCGCCCATCGAGGGGACGAGCTTCGCGTACACCTTCGACGAGCCGGACGCCCCGGAACAGCACACCACCCAGTACTTCGAGATGATCGCGACGCGCGCCATCTACCACGACGGCTGGCGGGCCGTCCACCCCTGGCCGTTCGGCGAACCTATCACAGCCGATGACCTCGCGGCGACCAGCATCGAAGAGACGGGCTGGGAACTGTACAACCTGGAGGAGGACTTCGCGGAGGCACACGACGTGGCGAGCGAGCACCCCGAGAAGGTGCTGGAACTCGCCCAGTTGTGGTGGTCCGAGGCCGGGAAGCACGACGTCCTGCCGCTCGACGGCCGCGGCGTCCAGCGGTTCGCCGAGGCCCGGCCCCAGCCCGGGAAGCCGCGCGACCGGTACGTCTACTACCCCGGCGGCCAGCACATCCCCGAGAACGCCGCTGTCAAGGTGTTCAATCGCGACCACAGCATTACCGCCGATCTGACAGTGCCGGTCGGCGGCGCCGAGGGGGTCCTGCTCGCCCAGGGCAGCCGGTCGGGCGGCTACTCGCTGTACGTGATGGACAACCGCCTGCAGTTCGTCCACAACTACGTCGGCGTCGAGGAGCACGAGGTCGTCGCCGACGAGATGCTCCCGGAGGGTGACGTCTCCGTCCGCATGGAGTTCGAGGTGACCGGTGAAGTGGACCTCCAGAACGGGAAGGGGGCGCCGGGAACAGTGCGACTCTACTACGAGGACAGCCAAGTCGGTGAGGGCGACGTCCCCGTAACGACACCCATCACGACGGGCCTCACGGCCGGGCTGAGCTGCGGCTACGACGCCATCAACGCGGTCACCGATGACTACCGCGACCGGACGCCGTTCGCGTTCACCGGCGACATCACGCGGGTGACCGTCGACGTCAGCGGCGAGCCATTCGTCCACGAAGAGGCCGAGATGGACCGCATCATGGCGCGTGAGTGA
- a CDS encoding YihY/virulence factor BrkB family protein — protein sequence MTEEHDSERSGSFVPAPETARRLLVVVRATDLGFLAASVAYYAFVSILPSLLLLFLAVSAVSGEELARAVVQQATLLTPTGQELIREALVGSTARLEVSILSVLVLLWGTVRLFRSLTHAFSRIHGTKADRSPLETVRNAAVVLGAVTVSFVLQTAVSLPDALFVARLPILGRFDQLELFVSLCLTLFPVYYLLPPVPLTARQALPGTVVAAGGWLVLEFGFVLYTRFVAGASVYGVFGTFILFVVWLYFTGLLLLLGASLNAVLAGGGAPVGASE from the coding sequence ATGACGGAAGAACACGACTCCGAACGGAGCGGCTCGTTCGTGCCCGCGCCAGAGACGGCTCGGCGGCTCCTCGTGGTCGTCCGTGCGACGGACCTCGGATTCCTGGCGGCCAGCGTCGCGTACTACGCGTTCGTCTCGATCCTCCCGTCGCTTTTACTCCTGTTCCTGGCCGTCTCCGCCGTCAGCGGCGAGGAGTTGGCCCGTGCGGTGGTGCAACAGGCGACGCTTCTCACGCCGACCGGGCAGGAACTCATCCGGGAGGCGCTCGTGGGTTCGACCGCACGCCTCGAGGTGTCGATCCTCAGCGTGCTCGTTCTGCTGTGGGGCACGGTTCGGCTCTTCCGGAGCCTGACACACGCGTTCTCACGGATCCACGGGACGAAGGCTGATCGCTCCCCCCTGGAGACGGTCCGTAACGCGGCCGTCGTCCTCGGGGCCGTGACCGTCTCGTTCGTGCTCCAGACCGCCGTCTCGCTCCCTGATGCCCTCTTCGTGGCCCGGCTGCCGATCCTCGGACGGTTCGATCAACTCGAACTGTTCGTCAGCCTCTGTCTGACCCTCTTTCCCGTCTACTACCTTCTCCCGCCCGTTCCGCTCACCGCTCGGCAGGCGCTGCCGGGAACGGTCGTCGCCGCCGGCGGCTGGCTCGTCCTCGAGTTCGGGTTCGTACTCTACACCCGGTTCGTCGCCGGCGCGTCAGTGTACGGGGTCTTCGGCACGTTCATCCTGTTCGTCGTCTGGCTCTACTTCACCGGGCTGTTGCTCCTCCTCGGCGCGAGCCTCAACGCCGTCCTCGCGGGCGGCGGCGCTCCCGTTGGGGCGAGCGAGTGA